From Miscanthus floridulus cultivar M001 unplaced genomic scaffold, ASM1932011v1 fs_373_5_6, whole genome shotgun sequence:
cttttactatgtatatcGCGACATAATATACATCTAGGTGCGTAGCAaaaactatgaatctagaaatgtcaaaacgtcttataatttgggacggatcGAGTAGATCACTAGTAGAGGTTGGCTGTCTGATGCCTTTGCACGATGGGCTTCTTTTCCAGTTCTGTTGGACCGGACAGGGTACTAGGATATCAGGATGGCCCATTACAATGAATCGGCCCAAATTCTAACTGGGCCCCGGAATGGTCTCTTTGGGCTATAACTATACCCACACACATGTACCATGTCGCCGTTTTGTTCAGAGCCTTCTGTATTATTTTTTTCTGTAGAAGGAAAACCGAATGGACATTTTCTGCTAGTAGTAGTATATGATGATGAACATATATAAATAATTGGTGCGAAATGATCATGCGAGATTTGCAAAGACTTGGCAGCTGCTGCACATATCTTGCATGACATGATAGACGGTGATGGAATGCATCCGTACCTTACAACACAGTCAAGCATGGTGCCATTTGCTTACAAGCCATCCTCAGATCAAATGGCAGCATCTCCCTTGGCACCGCGCGTCTCCATGCGCAACCGGCCGAAAGCAAGCATGGCCGGCTGTCGCCGTCCTCTTCGTTCCTCAAGCCAAAGGCCAGGCCACCTGTGTGCTTCACTCAAAAGCATTGCAGGGAACTGAAGCACACGATTATGCGTGTGTCGATCAGTGTGGTGATCCAAATGCAACTGCGAGGAAATTCCAAACACAGAACATCTGTTTCATTGAGGATCAAGGGAACTAGTTAGCAGTGCTGTAAACCATGATGAGGTCCAAAAGGCAGATGGAGACTAGCTACTAGGTGTCAGTGTCTCGTTCATATAGACAGGAGGCAGACAGCTACAGGGGCTTCTTTGGGTGCCAAGGCACGCATTGTTTAGAAGCGATGCAAACCCAGCCGAAACCGTAGCAGAGGAGCCAAGTCACTTGCAACTCAAACCTTCACGCTCTTCCCTCCAAAAAGCCATTGGATATATAAATATGTGCTACATGATCACCACCACAGCTCACTAACCTTCACGCTCTTCCCTCCAAAAAGCCATTGGATATATAAATATGTGATGCATGATCACCACCTACAGCAGCACAGCTGCGCCCAGCTCCCAGCTCTCCTCTGATCAAGTAGCAATGGCGTTCAACCCTAGCCCTCCAGGACTGGGCTTCCCCTACTTCCCTCCAAACCCTTACCTTCCAAGACCACCGCCGCAACCACGGCCACAAGCCCCACCGCCGCCACAGCGgttcccaccaccaccgccacagcGTGCCCCGCCGCCTCCTCAGCCTCCACCGCCACGACGCACTCCGCCACCGCCCAccctaccaccaccacctcctcgtcGCGCTCCCCCACCACCGGCTCTGCCACCCCCGCCACCACGCCGTGCTCCGCCACCGCCCAcaatgccgccaccgccaccgcgccgTGCTCCTCCGCCTCCCACTCAGGCCCCGCCGCCACCTCGCCGTGCTCCCCCACCACCGTCCCCGCCTATtcgcccaccgccaccaccaactCCTCGGCCTCAAGTGCCACCACCGCCTCACCCGCTCGCACCGCCCCCGCCACATATCCATCCTCCGCCGGCGCCTGTGCCGCCTCCGCCTAGCCCTCCGCACCACATTGTCATCATCGTGGTGTTCGTCTCACTCagcggcctgctgctgctggcatGCCTCGCCGCGCTCCTCTGCTGGCACAAGAAGAGGGGGAGGAAGACGGAGACCAAGGCTGAGGTGCTCAACTTCAGCGACCATGTCCATGTCCACAAGGATACCATGCCAGGTCCTGGGGGTGCCAACGTCGTCAGGCTGACAGTAGACGAGGACGTCAAGTTCCAAGAGGCGGTCAAGAAGCAGGACGCCATTGGCGAGTCCTCAAACACCGCAGCAGCTGGGGAGACAACAGCGCATCACCACCTCCCTTGGACCTGGCACAAGAAACATGAGAGCAGAGAAGAGAAGACAGAGGTCATCAACGTCACAAAGCACAAGCATGTCGACGAGAAGGTCATACCAGGGCCGCATGGTGAAAAGATTGAGGTCCTTTCAGAAGATGAAGATATCAGATTTGAAGAGGCCGGCGAGAACGAAGATGAGTTTGAGAAATCCAAGGCACGCATAACCAAGTcctaagatgatatgatgccataTCCATATAGTATCTGCCTACACTGAAGGCCCTTCAACTTGGGGCAATTACCATACCCATACACAAATACACATACTACCCTTGCATGCATTTGAGTATTTATATAAGATTCTATGTTCTTTCATGTGAATGAAATAAGGGCGCACAGACCCATCTGATTGGATTCAATGTGTAATTATATGCCAGCATTTGTATATGAGCAGTTTGTGTGAAACAATTTCCTCAGAAGTTTCACTTAACCCCACTGTGTAAGATGACGGTTAGTGGCTGCATGTTGCATCATAACAAAGTGTGATCATACACATAGCCTTTCTGTTCACATTCTCCCCAATTGTGTCGAGCAGGAAGAGAATCTATGGGACTAGGGCAGAAGCTGAACAAGGCGGCACAAACAACTTTACAGGGTAGCCTAAACATAATATCCAGTACTTGTCACTACATAACACATCATAATCCTAACTGCTTCTGCTACTTAGTTGATTGCGATAGGAGTAATTCGCCTCTTAGCAGGCTTACTCGATGCGATGTTCTTGGTCGGTACTGGTGGTGGTGTCACTTCAACAGCCATGGGAATGGTTGCCTCCTGGACTTTGTTATCATCGACATCTACTTCCATACTGTCTACTATTACCGGCTTCTTGTTTTCACAGGCCACATTTCCTTCAGCAAGCTCCCCTGTTCCTGAAATTTCAAGAGTTGGTTCTTGTTAGTGCCTTCAAGAAAATACATGGGAGTAGGGGTGACAAATAATATGGTCTGACATGGGCATGCATAGATAGTCGGTAAGAACGATTTCTTCCACATGATTGGAGCAAGGGCATCAGAGAGCCATTTGATTGGAAGGACTGTGTTACCGTATTGTAGATCAAATTTTAAGTGAGCAATTTATGTGAAAAAATTCAGACGAAATTTATCAAGATGCCTGTCAGTGAGGCCCTTTAGTAGTTGCCATGTTACTTATAACATTTGTTTTTGAATGAACGGACACATACAACAAcagcaacaaagcctttaagtccaaaacaagttggggtaggctagagttgaaacccagcagaagcaatcaaggttcaggcacgtgaatagctgttttccaagcactcctatctaaggctaagtctttgggcatattccatcatttcaaatctcattttattgcctctacccaagtcaacttcggtcttcctctccctctcttcacgttactatcctggcttaggattccactacgcaccggtgcctctggaggtctccgttggacatgtccaaacaatCTCAACTGGTATTGAACAAGCTTttattcaattggtgctacccctaatctatcacgtatatcatcgttccgaactcgatcccttcttgtatgaccgcaaatccaacgcaacatacgcatttccgcgacacttatctgttgaacatgtcgtcttttcgtaggccaacattctacaccatacaacatagcaggtctaatcgccgtcctataaaacttgccttttagcttctgtagtacccttttgtcacatagaacACTAGATGCTTAGCGTCACTtaatccaccctgctttgattctatggctaacatcttcatcaatatccctgtctctctgtagcattgatcctaaatatcgaaagatatcctttctaggcactacttgaccttccaaactaatattttCCTCCTCCCCagtagtagtgccaaagtcacatctcatatactcagttttagttctactgagtctaaaacttttggactccaaagtctcccgccataactccagtttctgattcactcatgtccggctttcatcaactggCACTAcatcgtttgcgaaaagcatacaccaagggatgtccccttgtatgtcctttgtgacctcatccatcactaagacaAACAGATAATGGCTCAAAGCTGAcctttgatgtagtcctatcctaatcgggaagtcatccgtgtctccatcacttgttcgaacactagtcacaacattgttgtacatgtccttaatgagcccgacgtacttcgttgggactttatgtttgttcaaagcccaccacataacattccttggtattttatcataagccttctccaagtcaatgaacgGACACATGACAGTGCTTATTTCATTGATGGTCATTAACACAGCAGTCCATATTAATGCTCCCATGTGTCATGAGTACAATCCGAATCTTTAGGTGTAGATCAGAAGGAGAATATAGGTAGACTGGATTTCTTTAAAGATCACCTATAAAAGTGAGATGCAATACTTGCGATAACAATATAAGATCTAACTGCTTCAGCTACCTACTTTACTGCAAATGCAGCAATTCATTTCTTATATTAGACTTACTCGTGATGTTCTCCGTTGGCAGCAGTGGTGCTCTAACTCCTACAGCCACAGGGTTGGCTTCCATCTTAAGCTTGCTGGCACTAATATCAACCTTCATGCAATCTGCGGATACAGGCTTCTTGGTCTCAGGTGTCAAATTCCCTTTAGCAATTTCCTTTGATCCTAGAGATTTATCCAAAATTGGGCCGTGTTAGAAGAGTGTCTTCCAGGAAATCACATCAGAAAGGGGGAAAAGGGACAATACAGTGTAAGGTTTGACATGCAGAACTACCAAACATATGCATCGCATCTTTAAAGATCATCCTACATACCAATAGATCACTTGTGAATCATTTTTATTAGTTTCATTACAGATTGTATAAGGTTTGATACAGAGAACTACAAAATGCAATGGATCTGCGGAGATGATCTTACATATCAATACATCACTTGCGTATTGttcttattagcttcatggaaCCTAGAGATTTATAGACGAATGAAGCTCTATTGATCTCAGACAATTACATAAAGGTGATACATGTAACCTAGAGGTATGTCAGGTACGTCTGAAAGCAAGAAATGCAGGGTATTCCATCACATGCAGGGTATGACATTCCTCAAAAAAACATGCAGGGTATGGCTATGTGCCACAAGTCAATGAAAAACTGGAAAACAAAATATGCCATTTTCCTTTAAGAACAAAACAGGTTCAAGTGGTAAGATGAATATGATTTAGATGGCAAATGATATGGAGCCTTTCGGCAGGAGATGGTTAACAAGGATAATTCGAAAATCAGTATGTAAAATCTGTTCCAAACAAGTTtagtacccccccccccccattccaaattataaactGTTTTTGCTTTTCAaagtacatagcttttgctatgcgcctagatatacgctatgtctagatacatagcaaaagcttgtatctagaaaagccaaaatgacttataatttagaacggaggtaGTATCATTCTAGTCGCCCATTGCTAATTTTTATATTAATTACAGTTGGTCATTGTGATTGTCATACGAGCCAGTATTGAATCCTAAAACTTCTGAGAAAATAACCATGATGTACACTGATGATGAATGGAATGTTCCAAGCAGGAATACAATTCTCAACATGCAAGTACGCAACAACCGACAAAGAAAATAAATAATGGTATGGAAAGATGAACGGAATGGAGAGATACCAGGGAGGATGTGGGGCTCTCCCAGTTCCTCATTCTCAAACTCTATTATAGTACAGTAGCCATCTCGTGATGACACTGCCAAGTACTTAGCATCAGAAGACCTGACACAAATAGATTGCAAAGATGAATTACTAGCACCAGTAGATATGCAAAGCTCGACTGGGAAGACTACAAAAGCAAAACTGTATAAGTACCCACCATGCAATATCGGTAATGGCAGCATAGTGTAGACCAGCATGGACTAGAATTGGAGGAACACTTTCTGTATCATAGACATACAGAGAGTTCAAAGTAGCAACAGCAAAAACAACTCTATAAGGAAGCTTGAAGAGACCATCTGCAAAATTTAAATGTGATTCAGATTCATTGTAAAAAGATAAGTAGAACTTTTGAGCAAAGCAAAGTTGCCATAAATTGAGCTACCTGGGTTAGAACCACGTGGTTTGAACAGCACAGGGCAGAAGCGTACTGCTACTATAGCTTTACTGGCCCCAGGGAGTTGTATTGCAGGCCTGCAGTGCCAAATACAGTCAGTAACCTAAAAGAGCAATGAAACTACATGTACAGTCAAAGTTAGATTCTAGAGTATGTGCTTCGGTCCCAAAACACGGAATACATCATGATAACCTTATCTAAAACGCCAAATGTCTGTAATCTGTAACATTCATCAGAAATTTAGCACATACACAATAGAAAGTAAGATTCAGCACCCTGTGGCAACTAAGCAATCAAATGTGATTACCTTCTAAAATTTAAGACTTCAAAGTTTTCACTTATAACTTATTTTAAGGTGCAGTAAACTAACCTTACATTGAACAAAGAAATGTAGCAGGAACGATTCTGTGATGGTCCAAGTACCATATTATCTTATTTTAAGTATCAGTTGAAATGTTGAGTTTGACCAGATTGGTCCCTTTGTTTATATGTCAAGAACTGGAAAACACAGGGTTACTTCAAGTAATAGATCTGCTACCTTGAGAGGTCACGCCTGGACATTATATAAGCGGTATTAATCACTTCGGAAGAGTGTTTAGAAAGGCCTGATAAAGATATTAGGGGGTTATGATGATAGAGAATTTGCTGAAAACAGACTAAATAACATGCAACCAGTGAACACAGTTTCAAGCTTAAGAAACGTGAGCTGAACTATCACTAAACACTAATGCAAAAACAATATATACCTGCTGGCAATACTAGAAAAGATCCATCAGGTGACCATGCCAACCTCCGGAAGAAAGATGGTAGTGTCTCATCGTGAAACAAATGAGATTTAATCGGTGGCTGCAAGACAAAGGATCATATTCCTGCTCAGTTAAAACACAGTTTGCATTCAAATGCTGTAGCAATGAGGGCAGAGATAAACCCACCTTAGATTCATCATGATTCTGATATTCTACCTTCACTAGTGTATGCTGGCAAACAAAGTTCATCCTCTCCGCGTTCTTGGATTTGCCCTGAGGCTTATTTGCATATATTTTACAGGTTCTGTCAGAACTCAGTGAAGCAATATACTGGCCCAAAGGATCCCACACCACACCCTGAACATAATGCAGATGTCCCTCCAACTTTTGGTGCACCGTGCCTGAGAAAATCATCAGATATCAATAACACAAGATAGGACAGAACTCATGCTGCTGCAAATAACAGATTCCGTACTGTAGCGGGAGTCACCTTTACTAGCTTCCCAAATTATGCAAGTGTTGTCAACTGATGCAGAAACAAGGAATGCGCTGTCATGCGACCACTGGAGGTCAAGAACATCCTTGTGATGGAATCTGTGAATGAAATGAAACAAATTAGGCCGTTACCATTTAGCAGGCTTCCAAAGAAGCAGGCCAGTTTGCGGAAAAAGAAGTTTCCGTTTCAGTAAGCAGAACTCACAGTAACGTCTTGTGAATTTTCCATGCCTCACCGTCGTCAGCGGAATGCAGTTTCCAGAGGATGATGCCGCCACCTGTACATCATGAAACACAACAATTCATCGCACGTGGACACACGAAACCATCTGATAATTGAGCGATAAATAAAGATAGCTTCACATTACGAATTCAATTGTTCCGGTGCAATGAATATTGGCTAAATCAATTCCATTTTATTATGATTAACAAAACTAATTCCATTTTAGATgattagcaaaaaaaaaattgcatttTAGGATGGTAGGCAAAACCAATTATGACTTGACATATAATCCTAGATAGATGCCAAATTGAGCGTACCGTCAGCACCAGAGGCGAGATACTCCCCTGCAGGAAACCAAGGCGGGAAAGAGTCAGTTACAAAAAGACTGGAAGAGACTTTATATATCTCTGTATGTATGGGCTCCAAGGGACAGAACAGGAAATCAGAAATGAGTGTACCTGAAGGGGAGAAGCGGAGGACGTTGACCGCGGAGCTGTGGGCGGTGTTATTGGGGACGAGGGCGCTCTTGAAGGTGGCAGTGGGGAGCTTGTCGTCCGAGCCATCCGACGCTATCACCCAGATCTGCAATCCCGAACCGGTCACGGAACGACGCCGCCGAAATGGGAGGGGGCAAATCTCGGATCAGCAAGAGCAAGGCAATGGCggtggaggagaggagaggaggcggGGGCAACCAACCTTGACGTCGTGGTCGGCGCCGGCGGTGGCGAGGCGGCGGGAGGCGGGGTGGAAGTCGAGGCTGAGCACCGGCTGCTGGTCGTGCCAGTTGATCTGCAGCGTCCCGCCTCGCATCTTGTGAAGTGCTGGACGGGCTCCGCCGATCGGGCTTTCCTCCTCGACGGATTGCCTTCACCTCGCctccaatctctctctctctctagggtTTGGATTGGATTTGGGGAGAGGGAAAACCAGCGGCGGGAAAAGGGAGTGGATTGCGCGCGCACCTTCCACTCTGTTGCGCGCTCGCTTCTTCTAGCACTGGTAGCAAGATCTGGGCCGAATTTTGAGTAGGCTAAATTGCGGCCCATTTACTGCATGTGCGTGGGTTGGGCGGGCAGTGGGAATACTGTTCAAGCCAGCTCCCTaggatttttttattatttttaatcattcttatttaatattttaataataaccgCTCCTAAACAAATTTGCAGATCTGACCTTTAGGTAGCGCCAATCCGCCTGGCGTGACAAAATAATGTTTGTGCGGCAAGATTTGCCACATTAGACGGTGTTTCCTACATGGAAAACCTTGTCACAACACTTTGTTGGCATGACAGTATTTTTTTGTCGCGCCACCAGAAGTGGCATGACAAGACTCAACCTTAAAAAAAATGGTAACTTTTCGATACGACATCGAACGAAGATAGTCTTTATATAAAATTGTAAAgctcgatgagatctataactttatagttctgagtttttcatttgaggaccctaaaatgctcaaaaaataaatataaaaatttCAACAGCATAATAATAGTGTATCGCGCTTGTCgcaatagaaaaataatatctgttttatatggtgtcaaatgaagatactttatatatcaaagttgtagccctcaatgagatctaaaactttatagttttaagtttttacatttgaagttgttaagatgctcgataaaataatataaagtttaagAAGCATATTAATTGTGAACCAGGACTTGTCACCTCacaaaaattatatttttcttaaaagGTGTCAAATAAAGATACTTTTTATATCAGTTTTTTAGCTATAGATAAGATCTACAAGGATTTAGTTTTgaagtttttcatttgagattgttAAGATGCTCAAGGGTATTCTATccaagggtttttttttttttttttgctttaatAGGGTTGTAGTATGGTTGGGGCAGCTTTCCCAACATATTCTTTGTGTATGTGCCCATCCTTGTACACGTATCTTTACGTTTTCCTTACATCTTAATATATGTGTGTATTAtcaaaaaaatattaaaacatTATAAGATATCATGTTAGGCTGAAGTGACGGGTCATGAGAGGGTTAAGTTCGTTAAGGGCATAGCGAGCTAGAACCGAACCAACAGCAATTTACAAAGATCTTCTTTTCATTACTCTTGATTACCTGGTTCAGCTCTCATGAAATTGATAGTCTAGATTTAGAATAGCGCGCATCTATGGATGATGCAAGCTATACGTACCGTTACAATGCAAAAGCATGTCTGCTAGTGACTTTAATAAATTTATAAAGAGGCTTAAGAAGGTCTCTAGATTTCCAATAGTGGTAGGGATGACTTGCTGAGTTCACTGTTTTGGTAAGAGGGAGAATTATTTCTGTGACCAAGTTATCAACCTTGTTTTCCTTCTCAGTTTTATTAACAAGACATCGGCATTCTAGATTTAGATCAACAAGAAAGACGCCTATAAATTCAAGCTGAACATCATAACAAAGTAAATAAATTCCTTGTCCGTTAAGGGGGGAAAAtagtttggcaaaaaaaaaggggGGTGATAGTGATGGTTTCTTCTTTTTAATTTGGGGGCGATGAATGAAACAGATTCAAGTGGAACTAGATATTGTCTATAAGATCACATTTTTGCTACTACTATAGTGCTGCACTTCCCGGGCCAGTATACGAGTGGACGGACAGCTAGAGGAtggatggatatatatatatacatcctgTGGTAGCTAGGCATCGATATAATCACCTAGCAAATTAAAAAAGCTTCACTGGCGTCGTCAGTTCATCACTATAATATAATAGTAGTATAATCTATCCTGTTTGAATAAGAAAAAGGAATTGTCGACAAATAAAACTGATGTATGCACACTAACCACGCTTCACATAGGAAGTATACAAAGCAATACAAGCACTATAATCTACTCCTATCTTGTctggaaaaatatatatatgtttattattgtCGACAAACAAGCACACTAACCAGCAGATAATGGGCGCACCATCTACGGCGATAAGATAGATAGATGATGTAAAAAAGAGCAAAAAATGGCAAGAAAAAGGTGGTGATCGAGTTCGAGAGGAAAAAAATCGATCTGATCCACTCGGGAAAAAAATCGATGTTAACCTAATCCGACTAGAGTATTCAAGGGCCTATGCCATAACTTTCGAGCGGTAATAATCACCAGGTCGAGCATGGGCTGAAATTTTTGACCTAGCACCTGAGTTCTAACCCGAGAAATAGCATGACCCGACCCGACATGTCCGTTGGATGGAAACACATACCAAAAATAATTGAGCCGATGCCGTGCTCGGGTCGGGCTCATGCGGGTTTTTTTTTTTCGTTTTGACATGATGTTTGAACGGGTTAGATCGACATAAGTACTTGCTAGCTAAATAATAAGTAAATTATGTACATTTTAATTAGTTAGTCAGGTTTTTTTTTACGGTGGAACTTATCGACCACTAGATACACCAGTTGTACGGTTAATCTTTTTTTAGATTATTATAAGGGTGCATACGTGCTTTGTCACGAAGATCGGCCGAGTAGGTATGCAGAACCAGCTACGGATTTCGAGAGATCAACATGCCAACATATATACGTAGGTACGTATGTGGTTTACTTTGGTCGACCGTGTTTTTCCCACGTTCACGCTTGCTGCCGGATATATAGATTATGTTTGAGAGGAACCCTACCGGACTCTGCCGGATTAATAAATTATAAATATATGAGATGATGATCGATGTGCATCTCTATGTCTGGCCGTAGTCGTCACACGCGTTTCATTTGCACATACACCTCCACCATATACTATTCGTTTGTCCGCTCCACTGCCACTAGCTACTACACTGCGGCATGCATGCATGACCCATATCCAAAAGCTAAATAAAGTCCAATGCAAAAAGCAACGGTCGTGGAGGTATTCGAATCCGGGGACTAAAGTTGTTAAGAGGTGTTATATGGGGGTGTCAAATCGAGTGtttgatagtaataataaaataaattacacaagTCGTTAGTAATCCAcgggacgaatttattaagcctaattaatccatcattagcatatgcttactgtagcaccacgttgtcaaatcatagaataattaggtttaatagattcgtcttgtaaattagtctCACTTTGTacatttagtttcataattagtctatatttaatactctaaataagtgtcaaacattcgatgtgacagagactaaaatttaggagggaaaCCAAACACCCTGTGTACTCCTCCTTGGGGAGGCGTTACCGAGCATCGGCAGGCTTGGCGGAGGAGTTGGCCATGGTGTCGATGTAGGGCAGCAGTAGAGTCCGACGGCGGTGTCGAAGGCGCAGTGGAGGCGCGGTCGCAGAGGCGGCGATGAAGAAGCggcggtggcggcttcccgtcactggcagcgccccctctctagatctgcttagggttaggatgtaggtggggtttgtggcggctcaggtgaacctcgtgccttatGTCCCGGACCCCACCTCTTTTTTATGACGTTGTGCGACGGGAGCCCACCAACCATAGATAGGGTTGGGAACCCCCGATCAGGACACGGATCAAGAGCCcaattggccattgggccaagttggtagagatcaacctaacattctctcccttgatctcaccttatgactgaaa
This genomic window contains:
- the LOC136531569 gene encoding protein TRACHEARY ELEMENT DIFFERENTIATION-RELATED 7A-like gives rise to the protein MITTYSSTAAPSSQLSSDQVAMAFNPSPPGLGFPYFPPNPYLPRPPPQPRPQAPPPPQRFPPPPPQRAPPPPQPPPPRRTPPPPTLPPPPPRRAPPPPALPPPPPRRAPPPPTMPPPPPRRAPPPPTQAPPPPRRAPPPPSPPIRPPPPPTPRPQVPPPPHPLAPPPPHIHPPPAPVPPPPSPPHHIVIIVVFVSLSGLLLLACLAALLCWHKKRGRKTETKAEVLNFSDHVHVHKDTMPGPGGANVVRLTVDEDVKFQEAVKKQDAIGESSNTAAAGETTAHHHLPWTWHKKHESREEKTEVINVTKHKHVDEKVIPGPHGEKIEVLSEDEDIRFEEAGENEDEFEKSKARITKS
- the LOC136531568 gene encoding chromatin assembly factor 1 subunit FAS2 homolog isoform X1, translating into MRGGTLQINWHDQQPVLSLDFHPASRRLATAGADHDVKIWVIASDGSDDKLPTATFKSALVPNNTAHSSAVNVLRFSPSGEYLASGADGGGIILWKLHSADDGEAWKIHKTLLFHHKDVLDLQWSHDSAFLVSASVDNTCIIWEASKGTVHQKLEGHLHYVQGVVWDPLGQYIASLSSDRTCKIYANKPQGKSKNAERMNFVCQHTLVKVEYQNHDESKPPIKSHLFHDETLPSFFRRLAWSPDGSFLVLPAGLSKHSSEVINTAYIMSRRDLSRPAIQLPGASKAIVAVRFCPVLFKPRGSNPDGLFKLPYRVVFAVATLNSLYVYDTESVPPILVHAGLHYAAITDIAWSSDAKYLAVSSRDGYCTIIEFENEELGEPHILPGSKEIAKGNLTPETKKPVSADCMKVDISASKLKMEANPVAVGVRAPLLPTENITRTGELAEGNVACENKKPVIVDSMEVDVDDNKVQEATIPMAVEVTPPPVPTKNIASSKPAKRRITPIAIN
- the LOC136531568 gene encoding chromatin assembly factor 1 subunit FAS2 homolog isoform X2, translated to MRGGTLQINWHDQQPVLSLDFHPASRRLATAGADHDVKIWVIASDGSDDKLPTATFKSALVPNNTAHSSAVNVLRFSPSGEYLASGADGGGIILWKLHSADDGEAWKIHKTLLFHHKDVLDLQWSHDSAFLVSASVDNTCIIWEASKGTVHQKLEGHLHYVQGVVWDPLGQYIASLSSDRTCKIYANKPQGKSKNAERMNFVCQHTLVKVEYQNHDESKPPIKSHLFHDETLPSFFRRLAWSPDGSFLVLPAGLSKHSSEVINTAYIMSRRDLSRPAIQLPGASKAIVAVRFCPVLFKPRGSNPDGLFKLPYRVVFAVATLNSLYVYDTESVPPILVHAGLHYAAITDIAWSSDAKYLAVSSRDGYCTIIEFENEELGEPHILPGTGELAEGNVACENKKPVIVDSMEVDVDDNKVQEATIPMAVEVTPPPVPTKNIASSKPAKRRITPIAIN